One window of Mesorhizobium sp. PAMC28654 genomic DNA carries:
- a CDS encoding ssDNA-binding protein, whose protein sequence is MATKYQMKKLENSNIRTCEVRLSFPELFTPKQGTDDDGNPSGKPKYSSAILFPAGADLSVLEKEIDAVIKAEFPGKTRKSLRVGLRDQGEKDYEGYEDGAFFLNCSSLKRPPVVDRENQPVTEEDEAFPGVRAIVTIRVYAFKPKKGDKFAPGIGFGLQAALLLGGGERMGGAPANPNEEFEGLDLSSEESADSIFGDEE, encoded by the coding sequence ATGGCTACGAAGTACCAAATGAAAAAGCTGGAGAACAGCAACATCAGGACTTGTGAAGTCCGGTTGTCCTTCCCCGAGTTGTTTACCCCCAAGCAGGGCACCGACGATGATGGCAACCCGTCCGGCAAGCCTAAGTATTCGTCGGCCATCCTGTTCCCCGCAGGCGCCGATCTGTCTGTGCTGGAGAAGGAAATCGATGCCGTCATCAAGGCAGAGTTCCCCGGCAAGACGCGGAAGTCCCTCCGCGTTGGCCTTCGGGACCAGGGCGAGAAAGACTACGAGGGCTATGAGGACGGCGCGTTCTTCCTCAACTGCTCGTCACTCAAGCGGCCACCGGTCGTCGACCGCGAAAACCAGCCAGTGACCGAGGAGGACGAAGCGTTCCCCGGCGTCCGTGCCATCGTCACGATCCGCGTCTACGCCTTCAAGCCGAAGAAAGGCGACAAGTTCGCGCCCGGTATCGGCTTCGGCCTCCAGGCCGCGCTGTTGCTGGGTGGTGGCGAACGCATGGGCGGCGCTCCGGCCAATCCGAACGAGGAGTTCGAAGGGCTCGATCTCTCCTCCGAGGAGAGCGCCGACAGCATCTTCGGCGATGAGGAGTAA
- a CDS encoding DEAD/DEAH box helicase produces the protein MVLKVLDPYQEVGADWLANGPPVLYLADQMRVGKTPQCVVACARAAFKRVLVICPAIVRGHWLSEFRNFCPDRGFAENAVTIYTAKDADKIDDNTRLVIVSRDLAVKADVFAALYARGMVYGYDVVILDEAHDLTNREAKRTKLILGSKCTGNEALAGLATRCWFVSGTPQRRDASDLFPFCRMAGLWKLSRSDFTNKFCFGYHDGYEYKITGSKNLAALGKLIAPVTLRRLRSDISDIKVDINTVTIEPREVSVNHPILRLLAIQEPKFAAQLVEGLKAGDLSNIEAKSVSTTRRLIGLAKVAGVVEMVKDDLEADPGCKIAIFGIHRDPLRAVRNYLRGYRACLLFGGTSPERRDNMLHSFAANHSCRVFVGNLASAGMGIDLSAADLIYIFEPSWVPTDNAQAMSRIINVREPDRLKEVRFVGLSNSIDDAVTRICERRTREIEDLYRAV, from the coding sequence TTGGTACTGAAAGTTCTCGACCCCTACCAGGAAGTAGGTGCGGACTGGCTGGCCAATGGCCCGCCGGTCCTCTACCTCGCCGACCAGATGCGCGTTGGCAAGACGCCACAATGCGTCGTCGCTTGCGCGCGGGCAGCGTTTAAACGCGTTCTGGTCATTTGCCCGGCGATCGTGCGCGGCCATTGGCTTTCCGAGTTCCGCAACTTCTGCCCCGACCGGGGCTTTGCCGAGAACGCTGTCACGATCTACACGGCCAAGGATGCCGACAAAATTGACGATAATACGCGCCTGGTGATCGTTTCGCGCGATCTGGCTGTCAAAGCTGACGTGTTCGCCGCGCTCTACGCCCGAGGCATGGTTTACGGCTACGATGTCGTGATCCTCGACGAGGCGCACGATCTCACCAACCGCGAGGCCAAGCGCACAAAGCTCATCCTGGGCAGCAAATGCACCGGCAACGAGGCCCTGGCCGGACTGGCCACGCGCTGCTGGTTTGTGTCCGGCACGCCGCAACGCCGCGACGCCTCCGACCTATTCCCGTTCTGCCGCATGGCCGGATTGTGGAAGCTGTCTCGATCCGATTTCACCAACAAGTTCTGCTTCGGCTACCATGACGGCTACGAGTACAAGATCACCGGATCGAAGAACCTGGCCGCCCTGGGAAAGCTGATCGCGCCCGTGACGCTTCGGCGCCTGCGCAGCGACATTTCCGACATCAAGGTCGACATCAACACCGTGACGATCGAACCGCGCGAGGTCAGCGTCAATCACCCGATCCTGCGCCTCCTGGCCATCCAGGAGCCCAAGTTCGCGGCCCAGCTCGTCGAGGGCCTCAAGGCCGGCGATCTGTCCAACATCGAGGCCAAGAGCGTGTCGACTACCCGCCGCCTCATCGGATTGGCCAAGGTTGCCGGCGTGGTCGAAATGGTCAAGGACGACCTAGAGGCCGATCCGGGGTGCAAGATCGCCATCTTCGGCATCCACCGCGACCCGCTGCGGGCCGTGCGCAACTACCTTCGCGGCTACCGCGCCTGCCTGCTCTTTGGGGGCACCAGCCCCGAGCGCCGCGACAACATGCTGCATTCCTTCGCGGCCAACCATAGCTGCCGCGTGTTCGTCGGGAACCTGGCCTCGGCCGGCATGGGCATCGATCTGTCCGCCGCCGATCTGATCTATATCTTTGAACCGAGCTGGGTGCCCACGGATAACGCGCAGGCCATGAGCCGCATCATAAACGTCCGCGAGCCCGATCGGCTCAAGGAAGTCCGGTTCGTTGGCCTTTCCAACTCAATCGACGACGCCGTGACCCGCATCTGCGAAAGACGAACCCGCGAAATTGAGGACTTGTACCGCGCCGTATGA
- a CDS encoding dATP/dGTP diphosphohydrolase domain-containing protein, whose translation MTTLAEADRQIQFFDDLLAAREAMPTAIHKSDHGTHLPTDAKARKALPVCTGVLDYFPDALAAVAEVSRIGNDQHNPGQPLHWAKGKSTDHADCLVRHLTDRGTLDTDGGRHSAKVAWRALALLQTEIEDEREGK comes from the coding sequence TTGACCACCCTGGCCGAGGCGGATCGACAAATTCAGTTCTTCGATGATCTGCTTGCGGCTCGCGAGGCTATGCCCACAGCGATCCATAAATCAGATCATGGTACACATTTGCCAACCGACGCCAAGGCACGCAAGGCTTTGCCGGTTTGCACTGGCGTTCTCGACTACTTCCCCGATGCGCTCGCCGCCGTCGCGGAAGTCAGCCGGATCGGCAACGACCAGCACAATCCCGGTCAGCCGCTTCATTGGGCCAAGGGCAAGTCGACGGATCACGCCGATTGCCTCGTCCGCCATCTGACGGATCGCGGCACGCTTGACACGGACGGCGGCAGGCACTCGGCCAAGGTCGCGTGGCGTGCCCTGGCCCTGCTGCAAACCGAGATCGAGGACGAAAGGGAGGGCAAATAA
- a CDS encoding IS3 family transposase (programmed frameshift) produces the protein MTKQRQFTDAFKAEAVGLVRTSGRTKRQIAEDLGVGFSTLTRWMGRQLDREMGDPGRPPDADVAAELKRLRRENEILRQERDILKRATGFFRQGGKSVRFALIDRAKKDFPVDRLCATLGVSPSGYFAWGRRPACRRQRDDMIMLAHVRSSFALSNGTYGSPRMTRELQDNGFAIGRRRTARLMRENGLQARQKRRFKRTTDSEHAFPVAPNVIDQDFAATGPNQKWGADISYIWTREGWLYLAVVIDLFARKVVGWAAGNRLHRSLALAALNKAFVMRQPEPGLIHHSDRGSQYCSIDYQAELRAAGVIISMSGKGNCFDNAMVETFFKTLKTELIWRTSFLTRADAQAAIARYIDGFYNPIRRHSALDYISPMQFERNAAE, from the exons ATGACGAAACAGAGACAGTTTACGGATGCGTTCAAGGCGGAGGCGGTTGGCCTTGTGCGAACGAGCGGTCGGACGAAGCGGCAGATCGCGGAGGATCTTGGTGTTGGTTTCTCGACGCTGACGCGATGGATGGGTCGGCAGCTGGATCGTGAGATGGGCGATCCTGGGCGTCCGCCTGATGCTGATGTCGCCGCTGAATTGAAACGGCTGCGGCGGGAGAATGAAATCCTTCGGCAGGAGCGGGATATCTTGAAACGGGCGACGG GCTTTTTTCGTCAAGGAGGGAAGTCGGTGAGGTTCGCGCTCATCGACCGGGCGAAGAAGGATTTCCCTGTGGACCGTTTGTGCGCGACGCTGGGTGTCAGCCCGAGCGGCTACTTTGCCTGGGGGCGCCGGCCGGCGTGCCGCCGGCAGCGCGACGACATGATAATGCTGGCGCATGTGCGATCGTCGTTCGCGCTGTCGAACGGAACCTATGGTAGCCCGCGCATGACGCGGGAACTGCAAGACAATGGCTTTGCCATTGGCCGGCGACGAACGGCGCGTCTGATGCGGGAGAATGGCCTCCAGGCAAGACAGAAGCGGCGGTTCAAGCGCACGACGGACAGCGAACACGCCTTTCCGGTTGCCCCCAATGTCATCGACCAGGATTTTGCCGCCACTGGTCCCAACCAGAAATGGGGTGCCGACATCTCCTACATCTGGACGCGGGAGGGCTGGTTGTACCTTGCTGTCGTCATCGATCTGTTTGCCCGCAAGGTCGTTGGCTGGGCTGCTGGCAACCGGCTACACCGCAGCCTGGCTCTGGCAGCGCTCAACAAGGCGTTCGTCATGCGGCAGCCGGAACCCGGCCTCATTCACCACTCCGACCGCGGCAGCCAATATTGTTCTATCGACTACCAAGCCGAATTGCGTGCCGCCGGCGTCATCATCTCAATGTCAGGCAAGGGCAATTGCTTTGATAACGCCATGGTCGAAACATTCTTCAAGACGCTGAAAACTGAACTGATCTGGCGCACCTCTTTCCTTACCCGCGCCGATGCCCAAGCCGCCATTGCCCGATATATCGACGGCTTCTACAATCCCATCCGGCGGCATTCCGCGCTCGACTACATCAGCCCGATGCAGTTCGAGCGAAACGCCGCCGAATGA
- a CDS encoding DUF2800 domain-containing protein, which yields MTAHTTRAHAKRSPSSAHRWMNCPGSIRMSEGLENKSSIFADEGTAAHMLAERCLRGGQSTDLYAGWVIDIRGKEDFQQYLLPGTPLIDGRFEVDPEMVDGVQLFLDTVREHYVAGSGDVLRVEQRVNFSGDEEFGTADAVIWQPRLRRVKVFDLKYGAGVLVEVTDEFGDPNPQLVCYGEGTVREYMGEDIAALDIFIIQPRMPHTLGPVRGVTIGPLELLDWSFTIDAAVAATHDPQAPLVAGEWCKWCPAAGACPQNTKTALAVAQADFDDLDAVQLPEPERLTPQQITRLLDGLDMFEAWAKNVRQYAYSQSDAGVKFPGYKLVQKVGRRNWTDEADAFETIESMGVNMDTVQTTPKLKSPAQIEKLVGKKDFAAKLSALAPSISSGTTLVSVSDKRPEVSRAIDDFSDLCLD from the coding sequence ATGACCGCTCACACAACTCGCGCCCACGCCAAGCGCTCGCCCTCGTCGGCGCACCGCTGGATGAACTGCCCCGGCTCGATCCGCATGTCGGAAGGGCTGGAGAACAAGTCGAGCATCTTCGCCGACGAGGGCACCGCCGCTCACATGTTGGCCGAGCGCTGCTTGCGCGGCGGCCAATCCACCGATCTCTATGCCGGCTGGGTGATCGACATTCGCGGCAAGGAAGACTTTCAGCAATACCTCTTGCCAGGAACGCCACTTATCGACGGCCGGTTCGAAGTCGACCCCGAGATGGTCGACGGCGTGCAGCTATTCCTTGACACCGTGCGGGAGCACTACGTCGCCGGGTCAGGCGACGTGCTGCGCGTCGAGCAGCGCGTCAACTTCTCCGGCGACGAGGAGTTCGGCACCGCCGACGCGGTGATCTGGCAGCCGCGCTTGCGGCGCGTCAAGGTGTTCGATCTGAAATACGGTGCCGGCGTGCTGGTCGAAGTGACCGACGAGTTCGGCGATCCCAATCCGCAGCTAGTCTGCTATGGCGAAGGGACCGTCCGCGAATACATGGGCGAGGACATCGCCGCGCTCGACATCTTCATCATCCAACCCAGGATGCCTCACACCCTTGGCCCTGTGCGCGGCGTGACCATCGGGCCGCTGGAGCTGCTCGACTGGAGCTTCACGATCGACGCCGCCGTGGCCGCTACGCATGATCCACAGGCGCCGCTCGTTGCCGGTGAATGGTGCAAGTGGTGCCCGGCTGCCGGCGCTTGCCCGCAGAACACCAAGACGGCCCTGGCCGTGGCGCAAGCGGACTTCGACGACCTCGACGCCGTGCAGCTACCAGAGCCGGAGCGCCTGACGCCGCAGCAAATCACCCGCCTCCTGGACGGCCTCGACATGTTCGAAGCCTGGGCCAAGAACGTCAGGCAATACGCCTATTCGCAGTCGGATGCAGGCGTGAAGTTCCCCGGCTACAAGCTCGTCCAGAAAGTCGGGCGCCGCAACTGGACCGACGAGGCAGACGCTTTCGAAACGATCGAGAGCATGGGCGTCAATATGGATACCGTCCAGACAACGCCCAAACTCAAATCGCCCGCACAGATCGAGAAGTTGGTCGGCAAGAAAGACTTCGCCGCCAAGCTCTCCGCGCTGGCGCCATCAATCTCGTCGGGCACAACATTAGTGTCCGTGAGCGACAAGCGGCCCGAGGTCAGCCGCGCGATAGACGATTTTTCTGACCTATGCCTGGACTGA
- a CDS encoding DUF2312 domain-containing protein: MEPSSKTKDTAPKPGDNSGVNGDALRSYIERIERLEEEKGVIADDIKEVKAEAKGSGYDGKTLSAILKLRKKDKAERDEEEALLHLYMFALGME, from the coding sequence ATCGAACCGTCCAGCAAGACCAAGGACACCGCACCCAAGCCCGGCGACAACTCCGGCGTCAACGGCGACGCGCTGCGTTCCTACATCGAGCGCATCGAGCGCCTTGAGGAGGAGAAGGGTGTGATCGCCGACGACATCAAGGAAGTGAAGGCCGAGGCGAAGGGCTCCGGCTATGACGGCAAGACCCTTTCGGCGATCCTCAAATTGAGGAAGAAAGACAAGGCGGAACGCGACGAGGAGGAGGCGCTGCTGCACCTCTACATGTTCGCACTCGGCATGGAGTGA
- a CDS encoding DUF4406 domain-containing protein, with translation MRIYIAGPMRGKPDFNFPAFDKASQFLRRLGHTVFNPADRDRKVHGEDFGKGDGNQDVAVQKGFNLREALATDMKFIAEEADAIWMLEGWETSLGARAEHALATALSLRIFYDCDLPVDDDIEITYVDNGMTDDLGKMAPAGFA, from the coding sequence ATGCGCATCTACATAGCGGGACCGATGCGCGGAAAGCCCGATTTCAATTTCCCCGCGTTCGACAAGGCAAGCCAGTTCCTTCGGCGCCTCGGCCATACCGTATTCAATCCGGCGGATCGCGATCGGAAGGTTCACGGCGAGGATTTTGGCAAGGGTGACGGCAATCAAGATGTCGCCGTGCAGAAGGGTTTCAACCTGCGCGAAGCCCTGGCCACCGATATGAAGTTCATCGCCGAGGAGGCAGACGCCATCTGGATGCTGGAGGGTTGGGAAACCAGCCTGGGCGCCAGAGCGGAGCACGCCCTGGCCACGGCGCTGTCGCTGCGCATCTTCTATGACTGCGATCTGCCCGTCGACGACGATATCGAGATCACCTACGTCGACAACGGCATGACCGATGACCTGGGCAAGATGGCCCCTGCGGGGTTCGCATGA
- a CDS encoding PhzF family phenazine biosynthesis protein has product MQPRNYLLYDVFTRDRLAGNPLAVVLDCEGLDTAAMQAIAREFNLSESVFVLPPENPKHRARIRIFTPDYEMPFAGHPTVGAAIALAEMSEDDGAAGIFVLEENIGPVRCAVSRGDGATFAEFDLAKLPEQLELSADPVRIGAALGLAPHEIGFENHQVSFWSAGVPYVTIPVADLGVAGRIRLDNQAWSELAPRKSEWAFASPYIYCRKTVNHESAFHVRMIVPGTPSYEDPATGSAAAAFAGAIMHFDGPTDGVSQFWIEQGLEMGRPSRIRLELNVEAGKLASARIGGNAVQVAEGRLFV; this is encoded by the coding sequence ATGCAACCGCGCAATTACTTGCTCTATGACGTCTTTACGCGCGATCGGCTGGCCGGCAATCCGCTGGCCGTCGTGCTGGATTGCGAGGGATTGGACACGGCCGCGATGCAAGCCATCGCGCGCGAGTTCAATCTGTCCGAATCGGTTTTCGTGCTACCGCCGGAAAATCCCAAGCATCGTGCCCGCATCCGCATTTTCACGCCCGACTATGAGATGCCGTTCGCCGGTCATCCGACGGTGGGGGCGGCGATCGCGCTCGCTGAGATGAGTGAGGACGACGGTGCGGCGGGCATCTTCGTGCTGGAGGAGAATATCGGCCCGGTGCGCTGCGCCGTCAGCCGCGGCGACGGTGCGACCTTCGCCGAGTTCGACCTGGCGAAACTGCCCGAACAGCTGGAATTATCCGCCGACCCGGTGCGAATCGGCGCGGCCCTCGGGCTGGCGCCGCACGAGATCGGCTTCGAGAATCACCAGGTATCGTTCTGGTCGGCCGGTGTGCCCTATGTGACCATCCCTGTTGCCGACCTGGGAGTTGCCGGGCGCATCCGGCTGGACAATCAGGCGTGGTCGGAACTGGCCCCACGCAAGAGCGAATGGGCCTTCGCCAGCCCTTACATTTACTGCCGCAAGACGGTGAATCACGAAAGCGCCTTCCACGTCCGCATGATCGTTCCGGGCACTCCCTCTTATGAAGACCCGGCGACCGGTTCGGCCGCGGCCGCCTTTGCCGGCGCGATCATGCATTTCGACGGTCCGACGGACGGTGTGTCGCAGTTCTGGATCGAACAGGGGCTGGAGATGGGCAGGCCGTCGCGAATCCGCCTCGAATTGAACGTGGAAGCCGGAAAACTGGCCTCCGCGCGCATCGGCGGCAATGCCGTGCAGGTGGCTGAAGGCAGGCTTTTCGTCTGA
- a CDS encoding efflux RND transporter periplasmic adaptor subunit codes for MDQIVNPPKAESDSAIETALGLDRKGLSRKRRRGWLYAVLALAVMIAGVASYQWYAASPAKIDYTTISASLADLTVEVSATGTLQPLTQVDISSELSGVIRSVAAKENQQVRKGDVLAALDTSKLEVQIERAEASAKAAAANLEDATVTLKENEAALVRATELTRRGMATNQSLEAATATRDRAKAALDSAEASLAIARADLKAQQTDFAKSTIYAPIDGIVLTRSVDPGQTVASSLQAPVLFIIAADLRNMELKAAVDEADIGAVKRGQHARFTVDAFPERPFNAEIRDISYASVTTDGVVTYDARFDVDNGELLLRPGMTATVSVVTKQAKGVLTVPASAFRYRPTQQAARGWNFSDLFTGGMRRPGGNRQPQSKAPTDGSRTLYVLDNGNPRPVSVKIGSTDGELTEITSGLDEGAQIITASQPRS; via the coding sequence GTGGACCAGATTGTCAATCCGCCAAAGGCGGAATCGGATTCCGCCATAGAGACCGCACTAGGGCTCGACCGCAAAGGTCTGAGCCGGAAGCGGAGGCGTGGCTGGCTTTACGCCGTGCTCGCGCTTGCCGTCATGATCGCGGGCGTCGCCAGCTACCAGTGGTATGCGGCATCTCCCGCCAAGATCGATTACACCACGATTTCCGCCTCGCTCGCCGACTTGACGGTCGAGGTATCCGCCACCGGAACGCTGCAGCCCCTCACCCAGGTCGACATTTCCAGCGAACTCTCCGGCGTGATCCGCTCGGTCGCGGCCAAGGAGAACCAGCAGGTCAGGAAGGGCGACGTGCTGGCGGCGCTCGATACGTCCAAGCTTGAGGTCCAGATCGAACGCGCCGAGGCCTCCGCCAAGGCGGCCGCCGCCAATCTCGAGGACGCCACCGTCACTTTGAAGGAGAACGAGGCGGCACTTGTGCGCGCCACCGAACTCACAAGACGCGGCATGGCGACCAACCAGTCGCTTGAAGCGGCGACCGCCACGCGTGACCGCGCCAAGGCGGCGCTCGACAGTGCCGAAGCCAGCCTCGCCATCGCCAGGGCGGACCTGAAGGCGCAGCAGACCGATTTCGCCAAGAGCACCATCTATGCGCCCATCGACGGCATTGTGCTCACGCGCTCGGTCGATCCTGGCCAGACGGTCGCCTCGTCGCTGCAGGCGCCGGTTTTGTTCATCATCGCCGCCGATCTAAGGAACATGGAGCTCAAGGCCGCCGTCGACGAAGCCGATATCGGCGCGGTCAAGCGCGGCCAGCACGCGCGCTTCACCGTCGATGCCTTCCCGGAACGGCCATTCAACGCGGAAATCCGCGACATCTCCTATGCATCGGTCACCACCGACGGCGTCGTCACCTATGACGCGCGGTTCGACGTCGACAATGGCGAGCTTTTGCTGCGGCCCGGCATGACAGCCACCGTTTCCGTCGTGACGAAGCAGGCCAAGGGCGTGCTCACCGTGCCGGCCTCGGCGTTCCGCTACAGGCCGACGCAGCAGGCGGCACGCGGCTGGAACTTCAGCGACCTGTTCACCGGCGGCATGAGACGGCCCGGTGGCAACCGCCAACCCCAGTCCAAGGCGCCAACCGATGGGTCGCGAACGCTCTACGTATTGGACAATGGCAACCCCCGCCCGGTCAGCGTCAAGATCGGTTCCACGGATGGCGAATTGACCGAGATCACTTCGGGTCTCGACGAGGGCGCGCAGATCATCACCGCATCCCAGCCGAGAAGCTGA
- a CDS encoding bifunctional DNA primase/polymerase translates to MGTSPRLAVARRLAEQHRLYLFPLREGEKLPAIKGWQEAATMDAEQHKSWWGKGERNIGVATGASGLVVIDTDQKEGRDGDANLRELIRELAGSAAACAEHMRQLDSTFTVESPTGSRHYYFRGAPVRDSVGKLAPAVDIRSRGGLVVAPGSTTAKGTYRVVNNSPILEAPQWLIDAIAQAYVQAERVELQSAVEIDTPAAQANALVYLSTADASIQGQGGNSNTYVIACELRDRGISADLALDCMDLYSDWNERCSPPWDRDELAEVIEHAYAYAENSPGAKSIEAEFGDLVLVDDDEPEEKSRAKIVFLTDSEIKSGKGKRRQYVIKGVLSIGDIAAIIGKPGVGKSLIAPYIARKVAQGEPAFGRRTRKGGVFYVAAEDPTGMTERIEALQQCFGEAPGFELVCGVSNLAVKNSPDLKTLLAAAEARRPILIVIDTVAIAFPGIDENSAEGMGRVVAVGRALTKHGAAVAFIHHDTKAGGDSARGHSVFDGALDMRIGLAPKKWRVSF, encoded by the coding sequence GTGGGGACTTCACCGAGGCTGGCCGTCGCGAGACGGCTGGCCGAGCAGCATCGTCTGTACCTGTTCCCGCTCCGTGAAGGCGAGAAGCTTCCTGCCATCAAAGGGTGGCAGGAGGCGGCAACTATGGATGCCGAGCAGCACAAGTCGTGGTGGGGCAAGGGCGAGCGCAACATAGGCGTCGCCACCGGGGCATCAGGGCTCGTTGTCATCGACACCGATCAGAAGGAAGGCCGCGACGGCGATGCGAACCTGCGCGAGCTTATCCGCGAGTTGGCTGGCAGCGCAGCGGCGTGCGCCGAGCACATGCGGCAACTCGACAGTACCTTCACCGTCGAGAGCCCGACAGGATCACGGCACTATTATTTCCGTGGTGCGCCTGTCAGAGACAGCGTTGGCAAGCTCGCCCCGGCGGTCGACATTCGTTCAAGAGGCGGGCTCGTCGTGGCGCCCGGCAGCACGACAGCCAAGGGTACATACCGCGTTGTAAACAATTCGCCAATTCTTGAGGCGCCGCAATGGCTGATCGACGCGATAGCCCAAGCCTACGTCCAGGCTGAGCGCGTCGAGCTTCAATCCGCTGTCGAGATTGATACGCCCGCCGCGCAAGCCAACGCCCTCGTGTATCTCTCGACGGCGGACGCATCCATCCAAGGCCAGGGGGGTAACTCCAACACCTATGTAATCGCCTGTGAGCTGCGGGACCGTGGCATCAGCGCCGACCTGGCGCTCGACTGCATGGATCTTTATTCCGATTGGAACGAGCGCTGCTCGCCGCCGTGGGATCGCGACGAGTTGGCCGAGGTGATCGAGCACGCCTATGCCTACGCCGAGAACAGCCCAGGGGCGAAGTCTATTGAGGCCGAGTTCGGCGACCTCGTGCTAGTTGATGACGACGAGCCCGAAGAGAAGTCGCGCGCCAAGATCGTCTTCCTAACTGACAGTGAAATCAAGTCGGGCAAGGGCAAGCGGAGGCAGTATGTCATCAAGGGCGTGCTGTCGATCGGCGATATAGCAGCCATCATCGGCAAGCCGGGCGTCGGCAAGAGCCTGATCGCCCCCTACATCGCCCGCAAGGTGGCACAGGGCGAGCCCGCCTTCGGCCGCCGCACCCGCAAGGGCGGTGTGTTCTATGTGGCCGCCGAAGACCCGACCGGCATGACGGAGCGTATCGAGGCGCTGCAACAGTGCTTCGGCGAAGCGCCAGGGTTCGAGCTTGTCTGTGGTGTGTCGAACCTGGCCGTCAAGAATAGCCCCGATCTTAAGACGCTCCTGGCCGCAGCCGAGGCCCGCCGGCCAATCCTGATCGTCATAGACACGGTGGCCATCGCCTTCCCCGGCATCGACGAGAACAGTGCCGAGGGCATGGGCCGCGTCGTCGCTGTCGGCCGCGCGCTGACCAAGCATGGCGCCGCCGTCGCGTTCATCCACCACGACACTAAGGCAGGCGGCGACAGCGCACGCGGGCACAGCGTCTTTGATGGTGCGCTCGACATGCGGATTGGACTTGCCCCGAAAAAGTGGAGAGTTTCCTTCTGA
- a CDS encoding helix-turn-helix domain-containing protein: MTIDIKWFQNRIRDLGTSQRRMSTAIATNPNTISMILNGKRKVTHEEIPTLAQLMDTTTEEILMRLGVDVPVGTKANTVGCIGTVDETGRVTIGISGRTAEAPTGSGASTKAVVFQGLGGDHPQHGWNYYFDETAKDKPVDADSLNALCLVEIGDKEGYHLGVVRRGLERGKFDLANAFTGERIIGGVVIRNASRITWIKA; the protein is encoded by the coding sequence ATGACCATAGATATCAAGTGGTTCCAGAACCGCATTCGTGATCTCGGCACCAGCCAGCGGCGCATGTCGACCGCGATCGCCACCAATCCGAACACCATTTCCATGATCCTCAATGGAAAGCGGAAGGTGACGCACGAGGAAATTCCGACACTGGCCCAGCTTATGGACACGACGACTGAGGAAATCCTCATGCGGCTCGGCGTCGATGTGCCGGTCGGCACCAAGGCCAACACGGTAGGGTGCATAGGCACAGTCGACGAGACGGGCCGCGTCACGATCGGCATAAGCGGCAGGACGGCGGAAGCGCCAACTGGATCTGGCGCGTCTACAAAAGCCGTTGTGTTCCAAGGCTTGGGCGGGGATCATCCGCAGCACGGATGGAATTATTATTTCGACGAAACGGCCAAGGATAAGCCAGTTGACGCCGACAGCCTCAATGCGCTGTGCCTCGTCGAGATCGGCGACAAGGAAGGTTATCACCTCGGCGTCGTGCGGCGCGGCCTGGAGCGCGGCAAGTTCGACCTGGCAAACGCATTCACGGGCGAGCGCATCATCGGCGGCGTCGTTATCCGCAACGCCAGCCGCATCACCTGGATCAAGGCTTGA